The genomic DNA CGTCCAGGTTATCGATCGGAAGAACCTTGGTTAAAGCCCTGTCTAAAGTTTTGACCGGTTTTCCAAGTAACTGAAATGCGGGCGCTAAAGTTGCAGGTTTTTCCACGCCGACTTTGTTAAACGCAACAACGAATCCTAATGCTATGCCGAAAACGACCAATAAAATAAACGCATAAAATCTCTTATTTAGCATTCGGTTCTTTTCCTTCCGTATTTCTGTATTTGCTATAAATCGTATTCATTAAGATTAAAATCCCGCCGACTCCGAGAAAGACAAGTGCTCTGGTGATCGTCGATGATTTGGAAAGATCCCAAAAAATTAATCTGAGTAAACAGATAACCATTGCAGATAACGAAACGTAACGGAAATGGTTCTCTTTGAGAAATAGCCCGATAAGAAAAACGATAAAGACCTCCGTCATCCATAGCAACGTTAAGAATGCGGTATCAAAACTCCAAAAAAGAAATAAAGCTACGGTTAAGAATAACGGATAGAAGATAAGAATATTAATTTTCGTATGAATTTTTTCCGCAAAACGGTTAATCGCTCCCGGAAATCCATCCCGTTCTTCCCGTTGAAACGACGGGTGAGTATAGATCATAATAAGATAGGCCGTCTGAAAAAATAAAGATATCAAACCGCCGACCCATTCTTGATCAGTCCAAAAAGATGATGGAGTCGTATTGGAACTTGATAGAAAAGCCGTGTGAATGCATGAAATCCAGAACAGAATCAAAGAATAAAAGTGGAATCTTGTAATCGTTGAAACCCGTCGACTTAACTGTTCCGTAAGGAATGCCAGCAGGATCCAAGCGACAGGCAACCAATTGCTCGGAATCTCTAATGCCGAAGCGATGGCGCCCGTTATCAGTGAAAGTTCCCAAAATAGGGGGAAGATTTTTTGACTAATTCCGACATCCTTTCCCACTCCAAGTACGGACGTGTTCGCCCAATAAAGAAATACGCCGATTGCAAAGATTTGAATTAAAAGTCTAACTTTGAATATTCCGATATAAATTTCGGATTGAAGCTGAACTAAAATATGTGCGCCGATAAAAAGGGCGATAAAAGTTAACGCAAATCCGCCCCATACCATTCCGGAATTAACAAGACTCTTACGCCAATCGGAAATCCAAACCGAGGACTTTGCCGAAACGAATACGTAAAATTCCAAATAAAAAATGGAGAAGATTAACCAAAGGATTCCCGGTAATATAGGCGATACCGGCCCGGCGATTAGGAAAATTTGCACGATAATATGTAAAGATAGTATGGTTGCTCCGGGCTGGGACAGGTATGTTGGAGCTTCGTCGTTTCTATTAATTTTCGATAGGGGAATGGCAATTAAACAAAATGCAATCAACGGTAAATCTTGAACCAGCTGCTCCCAAGGACCCGAATTTCTTGCCGCATAGATAACGAGAGAATGAATAGCGATAGTAAACGGAAACAAACCGATGCCTAACCCATTCCAGTTCGTTCTTTGTCGCAGGATCAATAGAAGAACGCCGAATACGGGTAGAAAATACTCCGCGCCCTTTATGTCGGCGCATTGATAGCATAAACCTGCAGCAAGAAATCCGGAAAGGATCCCCGAAGGTGATACTTTCATCACTTCCGAGAAACCGTAAATATCATCCCAGGAATCGGATTGTCGAGAATATCGAATTGAATCGATGGCCTGTATCACAAAGGTAAGAAAAATTACGCTAAGCGTAGCGGCAATATTCCTCCAGGAGCTAAGATCCTGCATCTGTTCGGCCAAAGACCATAAAATGATAATGTACGATAAAAAGGAAAAATGAAGAAGTGCTCCGCCAATCCATCGTAAAAGTTCTTCCTTCTCCTCCGATGCGGCTATAAAAAATAGTAGAAAAAGTACGCTTACAATCAAAGTAATCGATAAATACCCTAGCTCCCAGCGACCAAGAAATACAACACCTAGAAATGCGATTCCTAAGGAAACCAATGTATCGGTAAGATAGAGCCAGCGAATTCCGATTTTTCGCGCCCTGCGAGCATGCAAGAAAATTAATATTGATATAAAAATCAGGACCGGCGCATTCCATCTCGATCCCGTGGCGTACAGGGCAAATCCTAAACCCACGCTTAACCAGGAAACAAAATGAGTGATAAAAGGAAGTATTTCCAGTTTTTCCGTAGCATATGCTTTTCGATAATGAACCAATAGAGACAGTAATCCGACCGATCCGGTCCCGATAATTCCGAAAATCCGAGCCATGGGTTCATATCCCCCATCGGATGAAATGATATGGTTTTTAAAGAGAAAATTAACGACTAGGAAAGAGAGAACTGTCTGTAGAAGATGATATTCCCATTTTGCTTTATAGGATAAGGCCGCGCTAAAAACCGCGACACCCGCTCCGACGCAAAACACCAAGTTTGTGGAAGGCAAGATAGCGAGGGCGAGTAGGCTCAGAACAATATGTAAACTTGCAAATCTTTGCAAGGAAGCAAACCAAGCTAACGATAAATTTATCGAAATTCCACCGAGTACAATAACGAGCGCTAGAATCTCATTTTCTATCCATTTCATTCCGGGCAGAGAAGCGGCGCCGACGCAAGCAAAAAGAACCACCGCACCCGAAGCGCTTTTAAGCCAGTATGAGATTTGTTTCCAAAATTCTTTCGTTAAAAGATAGAGTGAAGCTGCGTATAACGCTACCGCTATCCCTAAAACCATTGAAAATCTAAGAAGCGGCGAAACTTTTAACGCGGCGTAGATCGCTAAAAATCCGATACCCATGACTAAAATGATCGTCCCAAGTATCCCCGTCCAATTCTGAGCTACTATCTTCTCGACTTTTTCCCAAGTCTGAGATCTCACGGGATTTCTTTTAGGAGATGGAAGTGATTCTAAAGGTGACGATACTGGAATCGATGAAACTGCCTTTTTCTTAGATTCGGAACCTCCTCTCTCTTTTGCCGGCAATACGATCGATTCTTTTGCTAAAATCGGTTTTTCATCAGGAATTCGATCTTTCTCCCGTAACGGAGATTTTGAAGGTAATTCAAGCTCTTTTATTCTATCTTCGAGTTGGCGGACTTTTTCTTTTAACTCCGTTACTCTCGAGCCTAATATAAAGGGGTAAATTAAGAAAAAAATGAGAACTATAAACGTAATGAAACCGAGGAATTCTAACATTGAGTTATCGAGTAAAGACTATCGCTTCGAAGTTGTAAATTTATTTTTTCATTAAAATATCCGGCGAAAATGGAACCCGGAAATGTAGTAAGTCGTCAAAGAACTCTCACAAAATAGGCAGATTTTAGCGACTTTCCGTTAAAGGGTGAAATCTACGTTAGATAAGCTCTGTTATGAATACGGATTATTTGATATCAATTTTCAGAAAAGACTTTTAGAGTTCCGAAAAAATGGTTTCGGTTCCGGCTATGGATTGTTATTTTTTAGCCTTCTAATATATTCGTATCGGAATCAGTGAATTGGATCCTCGCTTCTTAGAATCAGAGCTTCTTTTGCAAATTTTCGAATCTTGTCGAGATGGCATCGCTATAGCCGATGTGGACGGAGTTATTTTCGATGCCAATGACTCTTTTTTAAAGCTTATAGGCTATACCCGAACGAAATTAAAATCCCAAAATATCTGGCAATTGACCGCCGATCGGTGGAAATATATCGAAGCCGACTTGATCAAAGAACAACTTATTCCAAACGGTTACACTGACGAATATGAAAAAGAAATCATTCGTAAAGACGGAACGTTAGTTTCCGTGTCGGTAAAAATGTATTACTTAACCGAATCCAAAGGGCAAAGGAAATTAATTTGGGGAACTTTTAGAGATATAACCCAAAACAAAACGAGAGACCGATTAAATTCGCAAAACTATCAAAAAACCAAAGAAAGCTGGGAAGCGCTTAAGCGAATTTTTGATCTAAATCCTCTTCCGATGAGCATATCGGAAATAATTTCCGGAAAGCTAATAGATGTCAACACACGGTTCGAAGAAGAAGTCGGTTATACTTTCGAAGAGCTAATAGGTAAATCAACCGTCGAATTGCGGATCTGGCAAGATGCGGATACCCGCACGCGAACGATGGAAATGATCCGAGAGAAAGGTTGGGTAAATAACCTAGAACTTCTATTTAGAAGAAAATCAGGAGAGGAGTTTTGGGGACTTTTCTCGGCGCAAATCGTGGAATACAAAGGGTCGGCGGTTCTTCTCACAATCACCGCTCCAATCTCCGATCGTATCAAAGAAGAAAGAGAGAAGAGAAAACTATTAGAAGATATTCAGGAAAAGCAGGAAATCCTTGATCAAATCATTCGGCTTAACCCGTCGGCGATCACTCTCTCGAAAGCGGACGGAACCTATCTCGAAGCGAACGATCTTTTTCTGGAGTATGTTGGAAAAACCAAAGAAGAAGTCTTAGGTAAAACCCCGATCGAATTAGGCGTATATTACGATTTGACGGATCGAGCGCGTGTGCTCGAAGGTTTACGAACCACCGGAATGGTAAGAAATCTGGAAATCAATATGAAAACGGTCGAAGGAAAAATTCGATCCATTTTATTTTCAGCTAGAATGTTCGAATCGAAAGGAGAAAAGAAAATCCTAGCGATCGGTCATGATATCTCCGATATCAAAGAATCTCGGGAAAGGCTAGAATCGTTAGCGAAAGAGTTGGAAAAAAGCCGGGAGCTATTTCAAAAATTATTTCAGCTAATTCCTTCTGCAGTTGTGCTTACCGACTGGGAGACTCGGCGTATCGTGGACGTAAATGAACGATATTTGGAATTAATTCAATTTTCTCGTGATGCGGTAATCGGCAAGACAACTCCCGACTTACATATATGGGATTTAGACCCGGAATTTAGATCCTATGTTTATGAATCTCTAGAGACGAAAAACGAAGTCGCAAGTAAGGAGACCGTATTCAAAGCCTCTGATGGTACGGCGATACCGGTTTTATATTCGGGTCGTATGGTAACTCTCAACGGACGTCCTCACGTTATCTCAGTAAGCACGAATATCTCGGAAAGAAAAAAAGCCGAAGAAGAAGCGAAAAGATTAAACGAAGAGATTCTTTATAATAAGGATCTATTCGAACGTATGTTCCAGTTAAATCCCGCTGCAGTCTCCTTGTCCGATTTAGAAACGGGTGTTTACCGACAGGTAAATCAATCTTATTGCGATTTAATAGGATATCGGCGGGAACAGATTATCGGAAAGTCTTCCCTCGAACTTGGAATTTGGCAAAAGAATATCGATCGTAAAACGTTATTAGCCGAACTGAAAGAGAAGGGATGGACCGGGAGTATCGAGGCGACTATACTTCATTCCGACGGTACTCAACGACAGGTATTATCGGGTAACCGAATTTTCAGAATGAACGATCGACAAATGCTGCTCGCCCTTTTGATCGATATTACCGAAAAGAAAAAAATCGAGGCAGAGAGAGACGAATATTTTGCCCAATTAGAGGAGAGTAAGGAACTATTCGAACGGGTATTCGAAATGAATCCCGATACTATTACGATTTCTGAATTAACAACGGGAACGTATATCAGCGTAAACGAAAGGTTTACGGAGATGCTTCAGTATCCGAAAGAGGACGCCATAGGCAGCACATCCGTTGGGTTAGGAATCTGGACGAATGAAGTTCGTAGTAAGATCGTTGAAACGTTAAGCGAAAAAGGAGTCATGCGAGACTTCGACGTTCAACTGACGCGTAAAGACGGATCGAAAGTCGACACCAGCTTCTCAGCGCGGGTCGTCAATTTGGGAAAATCTCCTTCGTTGATTGCGATCACTCGAGATATTACCCTATCAAAGGCTGCCGCAAAGGAAAAGGAAGAACAGGCTCAAAGGCTCTCGATGCAGGCAAAAGCGTTTTTGGAAATGACAAGGGACCCCGAATTTGTTTCCGGGAGTTTAGAGGCGGCTGCAAAAAAAATCTCCAAAATGGCTTCCGAGACGCTTGATTGTGACCGAGCTTCGATCTGGATTTTTGATAAGGGAAGCGACGAGATTTGGACATTGATCGCCGGTTGGGATAGAGCGAAGGACAGCTTCCTTGAAAGTATTTCCATCCAACTATCGGATTATCCTGATTATTTCGAAGCCATAAAGGCCGGACGGTTCCTGGACGTAAAAGACGTAATCAACGATTCTCGTACAAAAGAATTCGCCTCTATTTATTGCGCTCCTTTAAATATTACCTCTCTCCTTGACGCACCCGTATTCTTAAGAGGCCGGATTAAGGGAGTCGTTTGTCTGGAACATCGGGGAAATTTGCGGGAATGGAAAGGATACGAATCTCAATTCGCGGTAACAGTAACCGAACAAGTCACCCAACTCTTGTTGAACGCGGAAAGGAAGGAAGCGAAAGAAGAATTGGAAAAGGCCGTCACTATCCGTACTTCCGAGCTCGCTTCCGCATTGGATAACCTTCGTAAAACACAGGACCAACTCATTCTATCCGAGAAAATGGCCGCGCTAGGGCAACTA from Leptospira fainei serovar Hurstbridge str. BUT 6 includes the following:
- a CDS encoding PAS domain S-box protein, with amino-acid sequence MSELDPRFLESELLLQIFESCRDGIAIADVDGVIFDANDSFLKLIGYTRTKLKSQNIWQLTADRWKYIEADLIKEQLIPNGYTDEYEKEIIRKDGTLVSVSVKMYYLTESKGQRKLIWGTFRDITQNKTRDRLNSQNYQKTKESWEALKRIFDLNPLPMSISEIISGKLIDVNTRFEEEVGYTFEELIGKSTVELRIWQDADTRTRTMEMIREKGWVNNLELLFRRKSGEEFWGLFSAQIVEYKGSAVLLTITAPISDRIKEEREKRKLLEDIQEKQEILDQIIRLNPSAITLSKADGTYLEANDLFLEYVGKTKEEVLGKTPIELGVYYDLTDRARVLEGLRTTGMVRNLEINMKTVEGKIRSILFSARMFESKGEKKILAIGHDISDIKESRERLESLAKELEKSRELFQKLFQLIPSAVVLTDWETRRIVDVNERYLELIQFSRDAVIGKTTPDLHIWDLDPEFRSYVYESLETKNEVASKETVFKASDGTAIPVLYSGRMVTLNGRPHVISVSTNISERKKAEEEAKRLNEEILYNKDLFERMFQLNPAAVSLSDLETGVYRQVNQSYCDLIGYRREQIIGKSSLELGIWQKNIDRKTLLAELKEKGWTGSIEATILHSDGTQRQVLSGNRIFRMNDRQMLLALLIDITEKKKIEAERDEYFAQLEESKELFERVFEMNPDTITISELTTGTYISVNERFTEMLQYPKEDAIGSTSVGLGIWTNEVRSKIVETLSEKGVMRDFDVQLTRKDGSKVDTSFSARVVNLGKSPSLIAITRDITLSKAAAKEKEEQAQRLSMQAKAFLEMTRDPEFVSGSLEAAAKKISKMASETLDCDRASIWIFDKGSDEIWTLIAGWDRAKDSFLESISIQLSDYPDYFEAIKAGRFLDVKDVINDSRTKEFASIYCAPLNITSLLDAPVFLRGRIKGVVCLEHRGNLREWKGYESQFAVTVTEQVTQLLLNAERKEAKEELEKAVTIRTSELASALDNLRKTQDQLILSEKMAALGQLVAGIAHEINNPLGAISALSGELKAYLNSSADRLEKLGTMLSSADPFLIHNLSNFIRCGLESKESQLTREERRIVLKDIKNKLAEIGFENAYDLADRIMDTGLQVALKEFPDLFGDSSNFPLLDFAIEEIQTFKNVNSIRLAVDRTSKIVYALKNYAHIDFGGRKVETDLVENIETVLTIYHNQMKSGVEIELDFPIRPKVPAFPDDLLQVWTNLIYNSLQAMKFKGKIKISIRESNNDVTVSIWDNGPGIPAEVKAKIFDPFFTTKGPGEGSGLGLDISRRIILKHSGRIELDSKPGGTTFKVILPRS
- a CDS encoding DUF2339 domain-containing protein encodes the protein MLEFLGFITFIVLIFFLIYPFILGSRVTELKEKVRQLEDRIKELELPSKSPLREKDRIPDEKPILAKESIVLPAKERGGSESKKKAVSSIPVSSPLESLPSPKRNPVRSQTWEKVEKIVAQNWTGILGTIILVMGIGFLAIYAALKVSPLLRFSMVLGIAVALYAASLYLLTKEFWKQISYWLKSASGAVVLFACVGAASLPGMKWIENEILALVIVLGGISINLSLAWFASLQRFASLHIVLSLLALAILPSTNLVFCVGAGVAVFSAALSYKAKWEYHLLQTVLSFLVVNFLFKNHIISSDGGYEPMARIFGIIGTGSVGLLSLLVHYRKAYATEKLEILPFITHFVSWLSVGLGFALYATGSRWNAPVLIFISILIFLHARRARKIGIRWLYLTDTLVSLGIAFLGVVFLGRWELGYLSITLIVSVLFLLFFIAASEEKEELLRWIGGALLHFSFLSYIIILWSLAEQMQDLSSWRNIAATLSVIFLTFVIQAIDSIRYSRQSDSWDDIYGFSEVMKVSPSGILSGFLAAGLCYQCADIKGAEYFLPVFGVLLLILRQRTNWNGLGIGLFPFTIAIHSLVIYAARNSGPWEQLVQDLPLIAFCLIAIPLSKINRNDEAPTYLSQPGATILSLHIIVQIFLIAGPVSPILPGILWLIFSIFYLEFYVFVSAKSSVWISDWRKSLVNSGMVWGGFALTFIALFIGAHILVQLQSEIYIGIFKVRLLIQIFAIGVFLYWANTSVLGVGKDVGISQKIFPLFWELSLITGAIASALEIPSNWLPVAWILLAFLTEQLSRRVSTITRFHFYSLILFWISCIHTAFLSSSNTTPSSFWTDQEWVGGLISLFFQTAYLIMIYTHPSFQREERDGFPGAINRFAEKIHTKINILIFYPLFLTVALFLFWSFDTAFLTLLWMTEVFIVFLIGLFLKENHFRYVSLSAMVICLLRLIFWDLSKSSTITRALVFLGVGGILILMNTIYSKYRNTEGKEPNAK